The following proteins are encoded in a genomic region of Drosophila willistoni isolate 14030-0811.24 chromosome 2L unlocalized genomic scaffold, UCI_dwil_1.1 Seg196, whole genome shotgun sequence:
- the LOC6640423 gene encoding 14-3-3 protein zeta isoform X2 → MSTVDKEELVQKAKLAEQSERYDDMAQAMKSVTETGVELSNEERNLLSVAYKNVVGARRSSWRVISSIEQKTEASARKQQLAREYRERVEKELREICYEVLGLLDKYLIPKASNPESKVFYLKMKGDYYRYLAEVATGDARNTVVEDSKKAYQEAFDIAKTKMQPTHPIRLGLALNFSVFYYEIINSPARACHLAKQAFDDAIAELDTLNEDSYKDSTLIMQLLRDNLTLWTSDTQGDGDEPQEGGDN, encoded by the exons atgTCGACAGTTGATAAGGAAGAACTGGTCCAGAAGGCAAAATTGGCCGAGCAATCAGAACG CTACGATGACATGGCCCAGGCTATGAAATCAGTCACAGAGACAGGCGTTGAGCTATCAAATGAAGAAAGAAATCTGCTCTCGGTTGCCTACAAAAATGTGGTTGGTGCACGCCG gtcATCATGGCGCGTCATTTCCTCCATTGAGCAGAAAACTGAAGCCTCCGCCCGTAAACAACAGCTCGCCCGCGAGTACAGAGAGCGAGTAGAAAAGGAGCTTAGGGAAATCTGCTATGAAGTTTTG GGTCTCCTGGACAAATACCTTATTCCAAAAGCCAGCAATCCAGAGAGCAAGGTCTTCTATCTTAAGATGAAGGGTGATTATTACAGGTATTTAGCTGAGGTTGCCACAGGAGATGCACGCAACA CCGTCGTTGAGGATTCGAAAAAAGCCTATCAAGAGGCATTTGATATTGCTAAAACGAAAATGCAGCCAACGCATCCAATCAGATTAGGTCTAGCACTCAACTTTTCCGTCTTCTATTACGAAATAATCAATTCACCAGCGAGGGCTTGTCACTTAGCTAAACAG GCATTCGATGATGCGATAGCCGAGCTGGACACACTGAATGAAGATTCATACAAAGACTCAACACTGATTATGCAATTGTTGAGGGATAACCTGACTCTTTGGACCTCCGATACCCAGGGTGATGGTGATGAACCACAGGAGGGCGGTGACAACTAA
- the LOC6640349 gene encoding mRNA turnover protein 4 homolog: MPRSKRDKKVSLTKTDRKGLAWKQRIIDDIRFCVEKYPNIFVFQVQNMRNNLLKDLRQEWKKNSRFIFGKNRIMQIGLGRTKAEETETDLHKLSKRLTGQVGLLFTEKTKKEVLEWAENYWAVEYARSGFVATKTVTLPAGPLEEFTHSMEPHLRSLGLPTKLEKGVVTIYSDYTVCEEGKVLTPEQARILKLLGDPMAKFRLTMKCSWTKKDGFELHVEDSVDDNQSDSAMEEEPEDDDEKEEMEGDDE, from the exons ATGCCACGCTCCAAACGCGATAAGAAAG TCTCTTTGACCAAGACAGATCGTAAAGGATTGGCTTGGAAACAGAGGATCATTGATGACATACGTTTCTGTGTGGAAAAGTACCCTAATATCTTTGTGTTTCAAGTGCAAAATATGAGAAATAACTTGTTGAAAGACTTGAGACAAGAATGGAAGAAAAATTCGCGTTTTATATTTGGCAAAAATCGCATAATGCAAATCGGTCTAGGCCGGACAAAGGCGGAGGAAACAGAAACTGATCTTCATAAG ctctcAAAGCGGCTCACCGGACAAGTCGGTCTCCTTTTCACAGAGAAAACCAAGAAGGAGGTATTGGAGTGGGCAGAAAACTATTGGGCTGTGGAATATGCGCGAAGTGGTTTTGTAGCCACCAAGACAGTTACTTTACCAGCAGGTCCCCTGGAGGAATTCACCCACTCAATGGAGCCACATTTGCGATCATTGGGTTTGCCCACAAAACTGGAAAAGGGCGTGGTTACCATATACAGTGACTACACAGTATGTGAAGAAGGCAAAGTGTTAACTCCTGAGCAGGCTAGGATCTTAAAATTATTGGGAGATCCAATGGCTAAGTTCCGTTTGACTATGAAATGCTCTTGGACAAAGAAAGACGGCTTTGAGTTGCATGTTGAGGATTCCGTTGACGATAATCAAAGCGACAGCGCCATGGAAGAAGAGCCAGAGGACGATGATGAAAAGGAGGAAATGGAGGGTGATGACGAGTAG
- the LOC6640351 gene encoding protein rigor mortis, with the protein MDVGAKMTATQKMYRNVPTPAMPLGLAVSTPDGGFLYAGNRCINFIAKPPGPCQVKTMSTRINVNALDVSPLWGKPNEKSKPFAILAEDLSVQVWDCELGEAVSGHKAHQHQQESARNVRSYGNHVKIVLMGYLSNGNILSVDANDLVIYCVASNTYCRRPNFISPKNHSVNLLKCSPYSEHVFALGTVMGNILVCDLRKMTILHKFHGHKSKICGLAWREIKQDQREKDNKIGQLAHQVEQWRSRNGQNVDKAPSVKTLAAEEPSNGQKSEKASPSLLVKANAIEDASEAFDIYNFDHLKDEFGAPSDKSSTKSSEDVNEFVGIEKPADDKSKFDFMEACKSMKDDLNALKLGDEVSDKVEVTLQDCQEAKLTAGSPPRSDDEDYDDSISGTLKDGCDSSEGSMEVIQYSSSSDDAVIVDGDAAKPKREVLHHIYHQAEIHETPPEAVEQDQDQKSATQSNAAQMIRQESFDTISSISIASTQQTDILLVSIDADEMIMVSNSTTGAFCGKSYTKTKGSGKLTNAQWLNDNTIVTMGRNQLFYWSLIYDEKLLRYKIAKSHDYMCYQRDITAFSCSPINGQIWIYMSSRTIANINSANGLITDTIGTVAFGVRALAECPEDMNKIALGCSDRRIAFLDVFKLSTRSLVIDVVTATSPIYSLAWSPNCLSLAFGTGDGVVGIIDVERMRIKELYRSPHKSEIYALIWSKNYIYFVTNRLFCYIDMDKARREVEHLSYINKPSFFNICEGFLLVGTIDGFLELYKRKDCPELGYTFSGRTALMSRYITDIAWNPKEPQQFAVVGNDRPIYVMEFSKSEQNIRKLHAFHASAPKASVTSLKWSHRQSHVLVTFHIEGKVCLWSTKEPEKPPLTISYHCPMWGGMFLPTSDNVIMCFGKAISLELVNIDEANEKRVIQSKFDALSNVKWATKSINQPIIPNACLSAKEKKRQNRDKKKSEKLEAEKEINELKDKGTHVEDMMTKLSLDSKPTKPINDQPPPNVLGHSRTCLYLVQKELNRDALEKLSIVLTEDSSKIDQSVFISKLFSTKVVAKDLVVSELTNLKQTNKKDIGPLCLAVSTFKLREELEQHMANQTLNEWHLSLAPSVSFVFWQDCCRSYAKQMENMGYILHAATYLFGIGLQMEAINLLVEQEYYKEALLHARICLPATDPIIKTIINKWLENLEKYGNYAGAALICVLDNEMLRGYTYLRKYHNCTPEISRLMEDIKRIGQLNGVLDGCLFTGDAKEVNSTEN; encoded by the exons ATGGACGTTGGAGCTAAGATGACCGCTACCCAAAAAATGTACCGCAATGTGCCAACACCGGCAATGCCTCTTGGCCTGGCAGTGAGCACACCCGATGGCGGTTTCCTTTATGCCGGCAACCGATGCATAAATTTTATAGCAAAACCTCCCGGTCCGTGCCAGGTTAAGACGATGTCGACACGTATAAATGTCAATGCTCTGGATGTCAGTCCATTGTGGGGTAAACCAAATGAGAAGTCAAAACCATTTGCAATTTTGGCAGAAGACCTGAGTGTTCAGGTATGGGATTGTGAACTAGGCGAAGCCGTGTCTGGTCACAAGGCCCACCAGCATCAGCAGGAGTCGGCACGAAATGTGAGATCTTATGGCAACCACGTGAAGATTGTATTAATGGGTTATCTATCGAATGGTAACATTTTGTCTGTCGATGCCAATGATTTGGTCATTTACTGTGTGGCATCTAATACGTACTGTCGCAGGCCGAATTTTATTTCGCCCAAAAATCATTCGGTTAACCTTTTGAAATGCTCGCCCTACAGTGAGCATGTTTTTGCCCTTGGAACGGTTATGGGTAATATTTTGGTTTGTGATCTTCGCAAGATGACCATTTTGCACAAGTTCCACGGCCATAAGTCAAAGATATGTGGTTTGGCGTGGCGTGAAATTAAACAGGATCAGCGTGAAAAAGATAATAAAATTGGTCAGTTAGCTCatcaggtagagcaatggcgTAGCCGCAATGGACAGAATGTTGACAAAGCTCCTTCTGTCAAGACTTTGGCGGCCGAGGAACCTTCCAATGGACAGAAAAGCGAAAAAGCCTCGCCTTCATTATTAGTGAAGGCCAATGCAATCGAGGATGCATCCGAAGCCTTtgatatttataattttgatcATCTTAAGGATGAGTTTGGAGCTCCATCGGATAAAAGCTCGACAAAATCTTCAGAGGATGTGAACGAGTTTGTTGGAATAGAGAAGCCAGCCGATGATAAATCTAAATTTGACTTCATGGAGGCCTGCAAGAGCATGAAAGATGATCTCAATGCTCTGAAACTGGGTGATGAGGTGTCTGACAAGGTTGAAGTGACTTTGCAGGATTGTCAAGAAGCTAAACTAACGGCTGGTTCTCCACCTCGGAGCGATGACGAAGACTATGATGATAGCATATCGGGAACTTTGAAGGATGGATGTGACTCCTCAGAAGGCAGTATGGAGGTTATTCAATACAGCTCCTCTAGTGATGATGCTGTAATTGTGGATGGCGATGCcgcaaaaccaaaaagggAGGTTCTGCATCATATATACCATCAGGCCGAAATTCATGAGACTCCACCCGAGGCGGTGGAGCAGGATCAAGACCAAAAGTCGGCCACACAATCGAATGCCGCACAAATGATTCGCCAAGAGAGTTTTGACACTATATCGTCCATTTCGATAGCCTCGACCCAACAAACAGATATTCTGCTCGTCTCGATTGATGCAGATGAAATGATTATGGTTTCGAATTCCACCACAGGTGCCTTTTGTGGCAAAAGTTATACCAAAACAAAGGGATCAG GCAAGTTAACAAATGCTCAATGGCTAAATGATAATACCATTGTGACAATGGGTCGTAATCAATTGTTTTATTGGTCCTTGATCTATGATGAAAAACTACTTCGCTATAAAATTGCTAAAAGTCATGATTATATGTGTTACCAACGTGATATTACTGCCTTTTCGTGCTCTCCGATTAACGGACAGATTTGGATTTACATGAGTTCACGCACAATTGCAAATATAAATTCTGCAAATGGCCTAATAACTGATACCATTGGCACTGTAGCATTTGGTGTTCGAGCTTTAGCCGAATGTCCAGAAGATATGAATAA aATTGCCCTAGGCTGTTCAGATAGACGTATAGCGTTTTTGGATGTATTTAAACTCTCCACGCGCAGCCTGGTCATTGATGTGGTTACTGCAACCAGTCCAATTTACTCTCTGGCCTGGAGTCCCAATTGTTTAAGTTTGGCCTTTGGCACTGGAGATGGTGTT GTTGGCATCATCGATGTAGAACGTATGAGGATTAAGGAGCTATACCGTTCACCACATAAGAGCGAAATCTATGCACTAATATGGtccaaaaattatatttacttTGTGACAAATCGCTTATTCTGTTACATCGATATGGATAAGGCCAGACGTG AAGTCGAACATTTAAGTTATATCAACAAGCCGAgttttttcaacatttgtgaAGGATTCCTTCTTGTGGGCACAATTGATGGCTTCCTGGAACTATATAAACGTAAAGATTGCCCAGAATTGGGTTATACATTCAGTGGTCGAACGGCTTTGATGTCACGCTATATAACCGATATTGCCTGGAATCCCAAGGAGCCACAGCAATTCGCTGTTGTGGGCAATGATAGACCAATTTATGTTATGGAATTTTCCAAGTCGGAGCAGAATATAAGAAAATTGCATGCATTCCATGCCAGTGCACCAAAAGCTTCAGTAACTTCTCTTAAATGGAGTCATAGGCAAAGTCATGTTCTCGTAACCTTCCATATCGAGGGTAAGGTTTGTCTATGGAGCACCAAAGAGCCGGAAAAACCACCATTAACCATTAGCTATCATTGCCCCATGTGGGGTGGCATGTTTTTGCCGACAAGCGATAATGTTATCATGTGTTTTGGCAAGGCTATATCTTTGGAGTTGGTCAACATTGACGAGGCCAATGAGAAGAGAGTTATACAATCGAAATTCGATGCATTATCGAATGTTAAATGGGCAACCAAGTCTATAAATCAACCCATTATTCCAAATGCTTGTCTATcagcaaaagagaaaaagcgTCAGAATCGCGATAAAAAGAAGTCCGAAAAATTGGAAGCAGAAAAAGAGATTAACGAACTTAAGGATAAGGGAACACATGTCGAAGACATGATGACCAAGTTAAGCCTGGACTCGAAGCCTACAAAGCCTATAAATGATCAGCCGCCACCTAATGTTCTGGGT CATAGTCGCACTTGTCTCTATTTAGTTCAAAAGGAATTAAATCGTGATGCACTAGAGAAATTGTCCATTGTGCTTACTGAGGACTCAAGTAAAATTGATCAATCGGtttttatatcaaaattattTAGCACCAAAGTGGTAGCCAAGGATTTAGTAGTCTCAGAAC TGACCAACTTGAAGCAGACGAATAAAAAGGATATAGGTCCACTCTGTTTGGCCGTTTCAACATTTAAATTACGTGAGGAATTGGAACAACATATGGCCAATCAGACGCTCAATGAATGGCATCTATCTCTGGCTCCCAGTGTATCGTTTGT aTTCTGGCAGGATTGTTGCCGTTCATATGCCAAGCAAATGGAGAATATGGGTTATATCCTACATGCTGCCACATATCTATTTGGCATTGGCCTACAAATGGAGGCAATTAATTTACTGGTGGAGCAGGAATATTACAAGGAAGCTCTGCTACATGCCCGCATCTGTTTGCCAGCCACTGATCCGATTATCAAAACTATTATCAATAAATGGTTAGAAAATTTGGAGAAATATGGCAACTATGCAGGTGCTGCTCTCAT CTGCGTTCTGGACAATGAAATGCTACGTGGCTATACATATCTACGCAAATATCACAACTGTACTCCTGAAATATCACGCCTAATGGAGGATATAAAGCGTATTGGTCAGCTAAATGGTGTCCTGGATGGCTGCCTTTTTACTGGGGATGCCAAAGAAGTTAATTCAACCGAAAATTAA
- the LOC6640350 gene encoding SAGA-associated factor 29 — protein MPLTAESAAQQIQDRLKDIQHHIHKVDEERRRAENSISNLVRSQVTNPKLKTLLKASMVDATQEEATIRSALAKINDIRNIRNERRIQARNAGNKEAIRRGALMKMVQLSAQTLPLFVSRPNERAPALCGAIPAESNYISKVGDNVAALAKGIDEEENWILAEVVQFLHRQNKYDVIDIDEEQKDRHVLSKRKVIPLPLMRANPETDGHALFPKDTVVMALYPQTTCFYKAIVHRLPQTATEDYEVLFEDSSYMNGYAEPLPVAQRYVIAYRPTKKGGGGGGSGSGNLSSA, from the exons ATGCCTTTAACAGCAGAGAGTGCAGCTCAACAGATTCAGGATCGACTGAAAGATATTCAACATCATATACACAAAGTCGACGAAGAGCGGCGACGGGCGGAAAATTCTATATCAAATTTAGTTCGATCGCAAGTCACAAATCCTAAGCTGAAAACCTTATTAAAGGCTAGCATGGTGGATGCAACTCAAGAGGAGGCGACGATTAGATCAGCTTTGGCTAAAATAAATGACATCCGAAACATACGTAACGAAAGAAGAATACAAG CTCGCAATGCTGGCAACAAGGAAGCAATCCGACGTGGAGCACTAATGAAAATGGTACAATTATCAGCACAGACATTGCCTCTTTTTGTGAGCAGACCTAATGAAAGGGCTCCAGCACTGTGTGGAGCTATACCTGCAGAATCCAATTATATTTCCAAAGTGGGTGATAATGTGGCTGCCCTTGCCAAGGGAATTGACGAGGAGGAAAATTGGATTTTAGCAGAGGTTGTTCAATTTTTACACCGACAGAACAAATACGATGTGATAGACATTGATGAGGAGCAAAAAGATAGGCATGTGCTGAGCAAACGAAAAGTAATACCTTTGCCATTGATGCGGGCCAATCCcgagacagacggacatgctCTCTTTCCCAAGGACACTGTTGTTATGGCACTATATCCGCAGACCACATGTTTTTACAAGGCAATCGTGCATCGCTTGCCCCAGACAGCTACCGAAGATTATGAAGTGCTGTTTGAGGATTCATCATATATGAATGGATATGCGGAACCTCTGCCTGTGGCACAACGCTATGTTATAGCATATAGGCCCACTAAAAAAGGTGGTGGCGGTGGAGGCAGTGGTAGTGGCAATTTATCATCCGCTTAG
- the LOC6640423 gene encoding 14-3-3 protein zeta isoform X1, giving the protein MSTVDKEELVQKAKLAEQSERYDDMAQAMKSVTETGVELSNEERNLLSVAYKNVVGARRSSWRVISSIEQKTEASARKQQLAREYRERVEKELREICYEVLGLLDKYLIPKASNPESKVFYLKMKGDYYRYLAEVATGDARNTVVDDSQTAYQDAFDISKGKMQPTHPIRLGLALNFSVFYYEILNSPDKACQLAKQAFDDAIAELDTLNEDSYKDSTLIMQLLRDNLTLWTSDTQGDGDEPQEGGDN; this is encoded by the exons atgTCGACAGTTGATAAGGAAGAACTGGTCCAGAAGGCAAAATTGGCCGAGCAATCAGAACG CTACGATGACATGGCCCAGGCTATGAAATCAGTCACAGAGACAGGCGTTGAGCTATCAAATGAAGAAAGAAATCTGCTCTCGGTTGCCTACAAAAATGTGGTTGGTGCACGCCG gtcATCATGGCGCGTCATTTCCTCCATTGAGCAGAAAACTGAAGCCTCCGCCCGTAAACAACAGCTCGCCCGCGAGTACAGAGAGCGAGTAGAAAAGGAGCTTAGGGAAATCTGCTATGAAGTTTTG GGTCTCCTGGACAAATACCTTATTCCAAAAGCCAGCAATCCAGAGAGCAAGGTCTTCTATCTTAAGATGAAGGGTGATTATTACAGGTATTTAGCTGAGGTTGCCACAGGAGATGCACGCAACA CCGTTGTTGATGACTCGCAAACCGCTTACCAGGATGCATTTGACATAAGCAAGGGTAAAATGCAGCCAACACATCCCATTCGTTTGGGTCTGGCACTTAATTTCTCTGTCTTCTATTATGAGATCTTAAACTCTCCAGATAAAGCTTGCCAATTGGCTAAACAG GCATTCGATGATGCGATAGCCGAGCTGGACACACTGAATGAAGATTCATACAAAGACTCAACACTGATTATGCAATTGTTGAGGGATAACCTGACTCTTTGGACCTCCGATACCCAGGGTGATGGTGATGAACCACAGGAGGGCGGTGACAACTAA
- the LOC6640352 gene encoding cilia- and flagella-associated protein 206, with the protein MPRHKTLIDITQRLMRRFEEERDLDVEEEFIAYVVHLLARDLRRGLLKCDLNKPRACEINRFIDGIIKDYMDPTDPTMTIMKMSWIMKKGKTIDLKYVKEQYEEKFQEELDILIEDILQHPETCSKLQLDQLFSKMQVFIVACYNLGSPKNHVLLKLTAQALNSVIGRSDLQNYVLKKKYHRMEYLKRLAATVGGIVIFNNDTPEGDRQNVRYVIEDLEMAQTNTEEAFHTALKQASQMRSFCQMAVEENIKIDANDMTLSYRVPLERLQRLNQFSLMYAMFYRCLNTLHLSYENTKYLVNVEQKRYQCVIAKINDTLSMRTAIESELIFPHFVYLSQVWTNLNNFLNHIVELNKLREHLESLIPMDIKSLAESTVAEILAIRQRIKSDSVVSFDERMAALKMHQTDGNFCNLARADINEFCALTLTITNGLILPAHVQRKLCMNVNISFGFRDHRFARYAELRFEQFIEAFRKVIFQNANLALLFHLDEELLRQELSDFVEVPSKQIDFCGQTEMVVTNDLSVPNWINVTWNVWDYHRETIHLADIRKKQTRDTQTKVNYGQRNAQNQANSPRREM; encoded by the exons ATGCCGCGACATAAGACTCTAATTGATATAACTCAGCGGCTAATGCGTCGCTTCGAAGAAGAACGTGACTTGGATGTGGAAGAGGAGTTCATTGCCTATGTTGTCCATTTACTTGCTCGCGACTTACGACGTGGCCTTCTCAAATGTGACCTAAATAAGCCACGCGCCTGTGAGATAAATAGATTCATTGACGGCATCATCAAAGATTATATGGATCCAACGGATCCCACAATGACCATTATGAAAATGTCATGGATCATGAAGAAGGGCAAAACTATCGATTTGAAATATGTAAAAGAGCAATATGAAGAGAAATTCCAAGAGGAATTGGATATTCTAATTGAAGATATACTTCAACATCCAGAGACTTGTAGTAAATTACAATTGGATCAATTGTTTTCCAAAATGCAAGTATTCATTGTGGCCTGCTACAATCTCGGTTCACCCAAAAATCATGTTCTCCTGAAGCTAACCGCCCAGGCACTAAATAGCGTTATAGGTCGCAGCGATTTACAGAATTATGTGTTGAAAAAGAAATATCATCGTATGGAATATTTAAAGAGATTGGCTGCCACAGTTGGTGGTATTGTTATATTTAATAATGATACACCAGAAGGTGATAGGCAGAATGTAAGATATg TTATAGAAGATCTTGAGATGGCTCAAACCAATACCGAGGAAGCTTTTCATACTGCCCTTAAGCAAGCTAGCCAAATGCGTTCCTTCTGCCAAATGGCAGTAGAGGAGAACATTAAAATTGATGCAAACGACATGACATTATCCTATCGTGTGCCCCTTGAACGTTTACAGCGACTCAATCAGTTCTCTTTGATGTATGCCATGTTTTATCGTTGCCTCAATACCTTACATCTGAGCTATGagaatacaaaatatttggttaATGTAGAACAGAAACGTTATCAATGTGTGATAGCGAAAATTAATGATACTCTGTCCATGCGTACGGCCATTGAATCGGAATTAATATTT CCCCACTTTGTGTATTTGTCACAAGTTTGGAccaatttgaataattttttaaatcacATTGTCGAGCTAAACAAATTGCGTGAACATTTAGAGTCTTTGATTCCCATGGATATTAAATCTTTGGCTGAAAGCACTGTGGCGGAAATTCTGGCTATAAGACAGCGCATTAAATCGGATAGTGTAGTTAGCTTTGATGAGCGCATGGCTGCTCTTAAGATGCATCAAACAGATggaaatttttgcaatttggCTCGTGCTGATATCAATGAATTCTGTGCATTAACTTTGACTATAACCAATGGCCTCATTTTGCCAGCCCATGTACAACGTAAACTCTGCATGAATGTGAATATATCATTTGGTTTTCGGGATCATCGTTTTGCACGTTACGCTGAATTGCGTTTTGAGCAATTTATTGAAGCCTTTCGTAAAGTCATATTTCAGAATGCCAATTTGGCTTTGCTATTTCATTTGGATGAAGAGCTATTGAGGCAAGAATTAAGCGATTTCGTTGAGGTGCCAAGCAAACAAATAGATTTCTGTGGCCAAACCGAAATGGTAGTCACCAATGATCTGTCTGTGCCCAATTGGATCAATGTTACATGGAATGTTTGGGATTATCATAGAGAAACAATACATTTGGCTGATATACGAAAGAAGCAGACACGCGATACCCAAACCAAGGTCAACTATGGTCAACGTAATGCCCAGAATCAAGCTAATAGCCCAAGGCGAGAAATGTGA